Part of the Engraulis encrasicolus isolate BLACKSEA-1 chromosome 1, IST_EnEncr_1.0, whole genome shotgun sequence genome, ttcaagattcaagattagttttatTTGTCctgcaggaaatttgtcttggacaattacaaagctgctgcaacatacaacacatcacaaaaacaaacaaacaaacaaatcaaaaacaCCCATAACAAAAAATTCAAAAGTGCAGTACTGAAGTGCATAGTGGTTATATCCATACATAGCATAGAATTAGTACAAGACTAATTCTGGTGAATTCACTGATTGAGAATCATTTACACTATACATAAACTGACAAGCGTAAAGCTTGTTTCATAAATGCATCGCTTTGAAATATAACATGCACTGCAATGCATTTACAACTCCTCTGCACAAATATCCTTGCGACCTTCAATTGTATTGTTTGTACACAAAAATAGACTTTTGATTAATGGGGAAGTGTTGGGGAGTTTGGAGGCTGACCAGTGGTAGGGGGTTCACAGGGCCAGTACTATGATCCCCTGTTGCTCTGTGGCCGTGGGGGTCGGTGTGGGTGCAGCAGCATCATCTGTAAGACACAGACGAGCCGCTGCACCAGACATAGAcggacactacacacaccacaaagcCCACGGCCAAACTCGGATACTGCTCGGCACAGAGAGGGTgtgagacagaaaaaaaggagagtgaCTGAGAGGAAAACAAGTCAGAATGAGAGTGGGGGCagacttgaaaaaaaagaaagaaagagaaagaggtaatggtaaagagagagacagacaaagagggagTGCAAGAGAGCAAATGAGGAAAACAAGACAGACACAGAATGAGAATGGGGTGCAGAGAtgggcatatgagagagagagagagagagagagagagagagagagagagagagagagagagagagagagagagagagacagagagagacagagagagacagagagagagagagagagacagagagagagagagagagagagagagacagagagagacagagagagacagagagagacagagagagagagagagagagagagagagacagagagagacagagagagacagagagagacagagagagagagagagagagagagagagagagagagagagacagagagagagacagagagagagacagagagagagagtgacgagagagagtgacgagagagagagagaaagaaagggagatccTGAGATCCTTAGGAGGACACCAACCTTGCAGATGAACTCGATCTCGTCCCTCTCGATCTCCTTGATGACCATGATCTTCATCTTGTTGAGGAAGTGCAGCGCCAGGTCGCTCAACGCATccctggcaacacacacaaaacaccacaaaacatatggggcacctaagtcacgcccttctacttccgatctatggggctggagctcgcaaaattttgaatgcgagttaatggagcgagtcaagctaaatcctcatcccgtttggcatgtgctccggatttcacatatgatgaaagtgaatttgaaaggtttggatttgcgtcgtaagaccactcattttcggcacgcaagaaacgtttttttagcttttgtgcaaaactgtgttggagactacacgtgcgcctcgcatatctgacgtgaaccgaggcacagccaaccctaccgctgcaccgtggcttaagtggctgcacgtcggacatgcgacgtctgttgtgtagtccaaataattacatatttttgcacacacacaactcaaaaatcgcttgccaagtgaagtcagtaagcacaccattggttgttattaattctgaggcacagcatatgtatgatcgaaggggaaatgcgaggtgggtcggaaaatagctttgatcagtccattacagcccagtcaaaagtttttccgttgccagccccacaagccacccggaaggggtggagacttaggtgccccattgaaacGGCCGAACCTCTAATACACCGGCAAATCTTTTAACAAaggaagagttttgttgcaaaacaatGTATCGACCATTTctcacttttgcattttattaacggaaatgactgttcagaagtcccaccacctatgtatgaattcttgccactcaaatattttgagaaaatacttttttaaacagaggtaaaatgcattttacaaataatgcaatgcaatggaatgcccaatacaaaaatgtcaatttcccaaaatgttccaaaatggatacatgtcattttgcaatgaaaatcTTCAAAGGTAACTGCAAGAAAACGCAAAATTATCATGAAAGAGTAAATGCAAGTCAAGTAATGTCAGTAATGTAAGGGGGTTGCGAAACTGGCCAGTGGTGTAGGTCACTGGACCAGTACTATATCCCCCTGCAGTCAATATGGGGCTGTGAGATGGGTGTAGGACAGACCAAGCACCACATACACCATTggacacacaggccacacacaccaAGGAAATGAAAAACAACAGGTCAAGTGCTATGACGATTCTTTGCTTGCATCTCCTGCGATGTATTACCTGAGGATGGACTTCTGGATGAGCAGGACGTTGCAGCCGGACTTCTTGATCTGCTTGACGAGGTTGAGGATGTAGGCCCTCTCCTCACGCAGCACGCGGTCCATCTGAGCATAGTCGGACACCACGATCTGGTTGTCCATCTGAGAAGGAAACGACAGAAGGGCAGAGATATGGTCAGATTTGTCCACAGAGACAAGTTGTTAaaaaggtgcactgggtaggattgtggccagaatgggtgctgcaattatgctgctcattgaaactgtgctgcctattcaaTTATAtaggatcttttcatgaatatttactaaataataaaccaacatttactagtataagtaaagtacagtacgttttactGCTAAAAaggtccatttctggaaattcaaaatggcggaccatggagaagatccccttttcatgtatgaaatttgaaTTCGAATTTGGTggtgtggtaagtattcatggaaaaaggtgacatttgtgaatgggcagcacttctacaaataaaccacaaaaaaatctttcacagtgcacctttaaataaagtTGTAGGATAGACATAATGACAAAGTAAAAACAGTTAGAACTGTTGGGAGATGTTGGGGAGTTTGGAGGCTGACCAGTGGTAGGGGGTTCACAGGGCCAGTACTATGATCCCCTGTTGCTCTGTGGCCGTGGGGGTCGGTGTGGGTGCAGCAGCATCATCTGTAAGACACAGACGAGGCGCTGCACCAGACATAGACGGACACTACACACACCATAAACcccacagcctttttttttttgccaacacAAAAACCAAGTTGCATGCTGACAGTACAAGTACCGGTACTTGCATATTGATATTGTTTCCTTATATCACTTACAAATACAGCACCTCAACGATGGCTGAAGAAACCATACAATTGCACAGGAATCGTTATTGCTTATGACCGACTTACAATTGTGATTATTTTTGCTGCACATCAGCAATGTGTTTTAAGACAGTAGATTTGGGAAGGTTTAGAAAAGCGATTGAATGTGTTAATTGCGTGGCACTCACGTCTGTCTTGGGAGGGGAGAGGCAGAACTGGATGAGTCCGATCTTGGCCTTCTCCACGCGGGATGTGCCGGAGTTCACCACCCTCTGGGTCAAAACCAGACCGTCCACCATCTCACAGTCGTCAATGGTCCCTCTGCcaagaaaaaaataagaatattGAAGTCAGGCTCAAGCTACACAATTACAGGCCCAATTCACAGCAGAAAAACCCCTTACGACATCCGGTGGTAGGTTAACCCCCAGGACCattgcaagcgattgtcgggcaagttTTCTTCATCGTGTGCAATGTTGTAAGAAAGAATTCTGCAGGTTCAAATGGGCACCAACCGCAAATCCTAGtgatcaaacactgtttgatatatGCTACTACAAATAGAACGTCGGACATTGTCTCTGTGTTTAACCCACCGTCATCCCTAATCATTCCACGTTGGTTACGTCATAAATAGTCGTCTTTGCACTTCTACAATTGCAagagagcagcaggagcagccacgacagacacgcacaaaaaaaaaccacaaatcCACAGTTCAATTTCCATTCTTAATCCTTCATGAAAGCATACGATCAGTAATGTAAGAGGGTTGCGAAACTGGTCAGTGGTGTATTGCACTGGCCAGTACTATATCCCCCTGCAGTCAATCTAGGGCTGTGAGACGAGTGTAGGACAGACCGAGCACCATGTACACCACtgaacacacagcccacacaccaaggAGGTTCATCCTAAGTGAGAAAGACAGTTGCAATTGCAATTGATACCAGGCATCATAATGGACTAAGAATTGCAAGTATATCAGGTCTCAAAATGGGTCAGGTCTCTTcagtactgttttcaggccgacctggggtgaatttctcaaaaccaaagttgcttactacattagctactttgttgttttcaatgcattttcccattggcaactaccgaagttactaacaggctaacaacttctcttttgagaaactcaccccagaacgGTGCCGCTGCCCGCACCACTTACATTCTGCACCAAAGTGCTTCCCTGCGAACCACCCGCATTCATacggggctctgaacttttccacacGTGAATGCGTATTACCTGGATGAACCTACTGACGCCAGGGGCGCTGTGCcagtgtgctaagcccccccatatttgggcttgcatgcgcaCAGGGACCTagagtccgaccggggtcatttcccagccctcccccaactctctctctcccccaatcttTTCCTGtttgttctccactgtcctgtaataataaagtcgtcacggtttgcagagaaaaaaaacaagtattggTGCCATAAGTGAAGAGGaccatgccggtgcccgttcccgcactgGCTGGCATGCTCACGCCACAAGTCTGGGGATTCAGGAACCGAAAAGTTGTTTTGCGATGAGaaccagggggaaaaaaagggttaTTTCTCTGCAAACCGTGGCGACAAAGTGGACATCTGCAGCTTCACCCCGGTAATAAATGGTCACATACAGAAACGTTTGGAGCATGGTATGAATGCAGGCGATTCGTAGGAAGCACTTATGTTCAAAACGCAGAAAAGGCCCCGTTCTGGTCGGCCAGTATCTGACCACTCTCCCTCAATCTCTTGGAGTCATATTCCTCAGACATCATCTGCTGCACTCCACTGTAACCTCTTTCTTACCCATGTGACCTTCAGAGCACCCTATAAAAGACggccaaagcaaaaaaaaagtcaccCTTGTAGTTCATCCCTTGTTCACTCACCCGAGCTTCTTGACCACGTTGATGTCCCTCAGGTCCACGGTGCTGGCCGTGGCAGGGTCGATGACCTTCATGACGGCGTCCACGCACATGGGGGCCAGCAGGCTGGAGTACTGCGATACCACCTTGGAACACAGCGAGGTGGTGGCGCTGTTGAGCAGGGTCTCGCGGTCGCTCAGCTGCACGGGGGTACTGATGGAGCTCAGCACCTCAACGCCCTGGTCCACAGCCTTCTGGAAGGACTCAGAGATGATGGTCGGGTGGATACCTaatagatatgagagagagagagagagagagagagagagagagagagagagagagagagagagagagagagagagagagagagagagagagagagattagcacTTATTGTTGCCCTGGTCCACAGCCATCTGATAGGACTCAGATGATGGTCGGGTGGATACCGACAGAGGAGAGTAGCGATAAATGGATTGATCAAATCATAGATGGGAAAAGAGTGCATGCTGGAGAGAGCGAGACGGAGGGGAAAAATAGAAAAATTGGAAAGCAAGTAAGGGAACTTGAGAAAAAGATCCAGAGAAAAGATAATTGAGCAAGCAAAGTAGTTGGCAAaatggggagggaaaaaaaatcacatctgtcagagggaaaaaaagagcaagCAACCCTAGATGTCAGATCATCTGAGGTTTTCATGAAGTGTGATATTGATGAAGTGtgatcctgaatttccccctggggatcaataaagttactctactctactagtagTAATGTAAGGGGGTTGCGAAACTGGCCAGTGGTGTAGGTCACTGGACCAGTACTATATCCCCCTGCAGTCAATATGGGGCTGTGAGACGGGCGTAGGACAGACCAAGCACCACATACACCATTgaacacagcccacacaccacagCAATATTATGCAGCATGGTGGTGTACGCAATAAAACCAACACAACCATTACACCAACAACGTGTTCGTTTgggctgtagagcagtgtttcccaaccttttttgtcttgcgtaccccctaagcctcttagttgtgccatgagtaccccctaattaattttctatatcattttctctgtcctgatgtggctgctccatacatttgttataataataacacttttccaagtaccccctgcagtgtgctcgcgtacccctagtggtacacgtacccctggttgggaaacactgctgtagagcaaCTTTAGGTCAGCATGAAACTTGACAACATTCCTTCATAACACAGTTAATTCACTTTGTGCAATATTTGATGTTTGCGCGAATGTTACGTTTACCTCTCTGTAACAGTTTGGCGCAGGATTCCAGGAGTGCTCCGGCAATAACCACCACAGACGTGGTGCCATCCCCAGCCTCAATGTCCTGAGCTTTGGATAGCTCCACCAACTAGAAACAAATATATGTTTGTTAAAAGCAGACAAAAGCACgcttcaaccaaaaaaaaaaaagttccagtGCATGAATGTGTTAACTACAGTATGGGATATGATGACAGTCACTAACATGTGAATGCTACAAGGGTTTCTTCGTGTGCTTTTAGGTAACGCCTGAAACCAACTGCGATACGGAAGTTTAATACCATCAGCCAAGTGAAATGTAAACATAGCATGCATTTGGACTGCCCATTTGGGTGGAATTGCCAGAGCTGAAACTCTTACCATTTGTGCTGCGGGGTGGATCACTTGCATCTGTTTCAAAATGGTGGCACCGTCATTGGTAATTGTCACATCTCCTTTACCATCCTGGatctgagaaagagacagaggcaaGACCAGTTCATTCAAGACAATATAATGACAGTGACAACTGAATAAATACATTCAAATCGAGAATTAACAAacacaggattttttttatatttaccATTTTGTCCATGCCCTTTGGTCCCAAACTCGTCCTAACAGCATCTGCAACAGCTGTCAAACAAAGAAAGGGAGACTGTTACTACGCAAGCCACACCTTCCCATTTATGGGCATAAGCAATCCTTGGTCATCAAGAGATTTGTAGTTCATCAGCTGGTCGCAGTCACCAATAACTGCTTCGTTTAAAATGCATACAAAAGTCCACTCCCTTCAATTAAGAGTCAATAATGCACTGTGCAATGATAGCCAGTCGCTAGACGTTGCCAAACGGGTTAATCTGCATTATCCCATGGGCATGATGATGCAGAAAAGTGTTAGCCACACAACGAATGTATTTCATGACAAGACGAGACATTGCGGATTTGATCAGTCAAGTGACATAAATAGACCAGAACCTCCATGATATAAGTAACTGAACCTTTGAAAGGGTGTTGTGTGGTGTAATTATCTGAGAGAATCAGAGAGCGACGAGGCTAATCCGCTAGTTAGCATTTGACGGCTCAGCACAGCATCATCCCATTCAAACACGCATGAGATACGAGGGATGCTGCACTGTCACGGGAGCGAACTTGTACTTGTATTGCAAGTACATGGCGCCGATTAAAAATGTATTTTCTCCATAGCACCACATAAACACCAAGCATTACTAACGTACCTTTAGCGGCATTAATGTTACTGAAACGAATCTGTGAAGGCTTGTCACGGTCCACATACGCCCCTCCTTTGTTTTTGCCTCCACTCGGACCCCTTGGTGCTGCCATCAATTCGGGCATTTTCGCTCAAATGTGTGTAGTTACAGTCCTGAAGGATGTCTTGATGGAATAATCTCACTCCAGCCGCACTAAAGATTGAAATAGTGCAGGATGGGCTCAGATTCGGATGAGTGTCTCGATCCGACCAGAACCTTCCAGAGCCACCGGTTGCGCCAGAGAGATACGAAGGACCCTGGAAGGAGATTTGAGCGCGCATAAAGATGACGTTGTTAGCTGTCCAAAAAGGTGCCACTGAGAAAGCTGTGCACCAAATAATCCCTCAAACCACTTTATATGACATATGTTGTACCATTTAAAATCAAAGATGTTTATTTCAGTTGTGTTTCTCCCCGTTATACTAAACCATATATAGGCACCACATCCATATGAAATGTAAAAGTGATTTCTGAGGTTAATTTAGTCACTCGATTGCTCAGGTCTTGGGAGTTCCAACCAGACCTCAACAAGCAAGGCAATCATGCATGATGCTGTGAGGAGTTAGCTATGGCTAATATATTTTCATAAAACAGTTTTAGGCTTTTTTCTACCATATAATTTGGGTAAGTCCTTCATCTGTTATTCAAGGCGACAGCAAAAATGTTCGCTTTCAAATTGGACGCTTGACTCCCATTCGATAGGCAACTGCCTAGTATGTGACATGCTTGTCAAATGAATTACATGTAGGCTAGCTCTAACCACATTTCAGCTCAACTGTTTACTCACACTTAATGTCAAACCGTAACACTGCCTGAGTGTGTTTTCTTCCCTTCATTTTATCCGCATAAAGTGTAACGTCTGTACTAGCATGCatgttgtttctgtttttttctctctctaaatGATTTCTGTAACgtgctctcttcatctccctctttcaTATGTGGTGATCAATACCAGCTGATTTGTGAGTAGCCATGTTGTCACTGAGGGAGAAGGACAAACCTATCATCAAGAAGCTGATGGATGCTGGGTGCTGTGGTCGCTGCATCCTGCGATTCTGCAGCATAGGCACACAGTCTGCATATCGACTCTCCACTGAGGTGAATTGTCTATTTTCTTATTATCAATTCCAGATAATAATTAGCAACTTCTGGTGGCTCACATTGACTCTAAGTTAATTATTTGTGACTTACTTTAATGTCATTGCAACTTGTCATTTTACAAAAATCTTCTCATTATAAGTTCAGCTAAAGGCTATTTTTATGTTTCCTTGCATGAAGGCATTGACATATTTCAAATGAATGTGTGCTCTGGAGAACTCTAGCTCCTTATCAGCGTTTTCacattttttcctgttttttccaTCCCAGGCCCTCCAAAAGGAGCTCAGTTCTTTCATCATCAGCAATAAAGAggacacaccaacaccaccaccaccaccaccactgcagagTGAAACCAACTCTCACACGCCCTCCGATGATGATCCTCCCCCCAAGAAGATAAAGCTGGACCCAGACAACGGCAGTGAGAATGGAGGTCAGCAGGAAAGGGTTCCCATGGTAGCATTGGAAGCCGCCACAGCAGACAAGAATGGCACTGAAGATGGGGACAACAAGAGTGGCATATTGGAATCAAACAGGGTGACGTTGGAATCCACAGCAGATGGCACAGAGGGCACCATGggtgttggaggtggtggtgtctGTGTGGCATGTCTTGGGGTATTACAGGACTTTTGCAGTCCCGAGTTCGCCAAAAAGGTACGTATGCTGACTTGCTGTGACTAATACACaagttctttttttgtcataggtcaatgatttttttttgtctgttagaTTTTGCTTTGTGTAAATGTATAACACCCACAATCCTAATGTAATGGAGTGATCATCAATAGGATTGTGGGTGCTCTgggttgcgtttcccaaaaactcttcagTAGTACTTCACATCACCAAAAGTTTATACATGATGAAATAATAGAAttggcctacatacaatgttttattctggtacatgcaaataaaatgcttgcgcaAAGTGCATGTGTAAGGTAAAATATtgtatttataaacttttagtgatgatatGAGCCCTAtttctggtatattgcctagaGGTCACCTcttacttaagtactacttaaatgTTATTTGGAAACACTACCCTggtggtggggtctgttttaaaggtggctgccttcaatataggcctaaagtgcagggggaaatccaagtttgtgttcatattacggccctcggaggacttttacgacccttggaggaatttgaagtggcccttcgaattaaaaagctTCTCCACCCCTGATCTCCTTATTCACTAGGATGGAGATGCAGATGCACAAGCATAAGCTGCACCtctatagcagagattctttaagtatatagagatatgccaatgtaataggttgctatgggcacctaacatgaccaagttccggtctgcctaaaggggcgtgtcataatactcctagcattgtatagaacagtccttaggtctgcctaggtctgcctaaagggggatttccccccctcccccttgcaataatagaacccggaaacaatgggccaatggaacctctctctctctactctctctgtctataatattgttttgttttgtgtgtatgtgtagatttCCGAGACGGTGAAGTCTGAAGAATATGTGTTTGAGGACTTGGTGTTGTCCGTGTCGCTGccagctcagctgtctgtcagagAGGTAAGGCCACACATCTCCACTAAACTGACTTACAGGATCTTTCTTTTTGATCAAAATCGAAATAATCCAATGTGTTTCTCTTATCCTCTGTCTAccccccttctcttttctttctctcacgctctcgctcgctcgctcgctcgctcgctcgctcttgctctctctctctctctggtgtttcCCACCTCATCCTCAGCATTCTTGCTGGCTTCATGTGAAAAAGGAAGTCAGGTATGTCAGTTTACCTATTATCAATGAAGCGGCTACATTATGATAAATAAGCATGCACTTCATATGTATTCATTCTCACATGCATGTACAAATGAATGCATTTACGTATAGCAATTGAATGTGGGGTAGACTCTAAGGCATGTTGTGGGTTGGATAtgtgggcatctgtgtgtgtgtgtgtactgtacttaaccctgtgctaatgtacttcaaAAAATGTTGAAGGGAGAGCATAGATTGACAGATTGATGGATTTGAGGAGTGGGGGAGGTGGAAGGGCAACAAAAAAATGTTATTTGAACATTGTTACTGTTAATATTTCCTTTTCGTAATttagaaatgaataaagaaccattGATCAAAAaatgttgtatgctatgattatgtcctcatatTCTCATCAAAAGTGtctgccaagtgtaatgtaatgtaatgtaatgtattcgcTCACGGTGCATCTTGCTATGTTGCCCACCAGAGAGAAGGCCATGGTCCTGGATAAAGAGGACGTCATCCATGTGAACAAGGCCTTCAAGTGGGCCATCCAGGGCACGCTGTCCCAGGAGCTCAAGAAACCCGTGGTCACCAGGGTAGGTAGTAGTGGTCACCATGTAGGTAGTGCTCACCAGGGTAGGTAGTGCTCACCAGGGTAGGTAGTGGTAACCAGCGTAGGTAGTAGTGCTCACCAGGGTAGGTAGTGGTCACCAGGGTAGGTAGTGGTAACCAGCGTAGGTAGTAGTGGTAACCAGCGTAGGTAGTGGTCGCCAGGGTAGGTAGTAGTGGTCACCAGGGTAGGTAGTAGTGGTAACCAGCGTAGGTAGTAGTGCTCACCAGGGTAGGTAGTGGTAACCAGCGTAGGTAGTGCTCACCAGGGTAGGTAGTGGTCACCAGCGTAGGTAGTGGTAACCAGGGTAGGTAGTGGTAACCAGGGTAGGTAGTAGTGGTCACCAGGGTAGTGGTCGCCAGGGTAGGTAGTAGTGGTCACCAGGGTAGGTAGTGGTCGCCAGGGTAGGTAGTAGTGGTCACCAGGGTAGGTAGTGGTCACCAGGGTAGGTAGTGGTCACCAGGGTAGGTAGTGGTCACCAGGGTAGGTAGTGGTGGTCACCAGGGTAGGTAGTGGTCACCAGGGTAGGTAGTGGTCACCAGGGTAGGTCGTGGTAACCAGCGTAGGTAGTGGTCACCAGGGTAGGTAGTAGTGGTCACCAGGGTAGGTAGTGGTCACCAGGGTAGGTAGTGGTCACCAGGGTAGGTAGTGCTCACCAGGGTAGGTAGTAGTGGTCGCCAGGGTAGGTCGTGGTCACCAGGGTAGGTAGTAGTGGTCACCAGGGTAGGTAGTGGTGGTCACCAGGGTAGGTAGTAGTGGTCACCAGGGTAGGTAGTAGTGGTCACCAGGGTAGGTAGTAGTGGTCACCAGGGTAGGTAGTAGTGGTCACCAGGGTAGTG contains:
- the cct4 gene encoding T-complex protein 1 subunit delta encodes the protein MPELMAAPRGPSGGKNKGGAYVDRDKPSQIRFSNINAAKAVADAVRTSLGPKGMDKMIQDGKGDVTITNDGATILKQMQVIHPAAQMLVELSKAQDIEAGDGTTSVVVIAGALLESCAKLLQRGIHPTIISESFQKAVDQGVEVLSSISTPVQLSDRETLLNSATTSLCSKVVSQYSSLLAPMCVDAVMKVIDPATASTVDLRDINVVKKLGGTIDDCEMVDGLVLTQRVVNSGTSRVEKAKIGLIQFCLSPPKTDMDNQIVVSDYAQMDRVLREERAYILNLVKQIKKSGCNVLLIQKSILRDALSDLALHFLNKMKIMVIKEIERDEIEFICKTIGTKPIAHIDQFTPEMLGTAELAEEVSLDGSGKLVKITGCANPGKTVSIVVRGSNKLVIEEAERSIHDALCVIRCLVKKRALIAGGGAPEIELALRLAEYSRTLGGMEAYCVRAYADALEVIPSTLAENAGLNPISTVTELRNRHAQGEKTAGINVRKGGISNILEELVVQPLLVSISALTLATETVRSILKIDDVVNTR